TTCAAATTCATTTGCATTGTGGGGCTTGGAACTTAGAGATTAACCCTAAGTTTATGAATTTCAATAATATTATCTAACTTAAGCTGAATGATCTCTTTCTGGCTGAACCCAAGTTCTTTAAGAATCTCTTCGGTGTGTTCTCCTACAAAAGGATCCCTTTCAGTCGAAGGGAGAGCTGGGGTGTTGGACAGCAAAGGAGCAGGGCGGGGACTCACACGCTGCTCTGTATCAGTAATAAACGAGCCCCGATCTTTGTTGTGACCATGATGGGCAACCTCTTCAAAAGTCAGCACAGGAGTCACACATGCATCTGTGCCATCAAAGATCTGACACCACTCTGCCTTTGTCTTCTTTGCAAAGATATCTGCAAATTTCTTCATTTCTGGCCAATCCTTTATACTCATCTGATTGGGAAGTTCATCAGACTTTAGCCCAAGTCCCTTGATCAGCAGCTCATAGAACTGGGGCTCTATTGCTCCGACAGCCATGAACCCCCTGTCCGCTGTCCGGTAGGTTGTGTAGAAATGTGCTCCACCATCTAACATGTTCTGTCCACGAGGCTGTTCCCACAATCCTGTTTCTTGAGTTTTCCACAGAAAAGAACTTAGATATGCTGTTCCTTCCACCATGCTTGCATCGATGACCTGACCTTTGCCAGAGCGTGTGCGTTCAAACAACGCCATAATGATGCCCAGTGTGCACATGAGGCCACCACCACCAAA
This is a stretch of genomic DNA from Dama dama isolate Ldn47 chromosome 18, ASM3311817v1, whole genome shotgun sequence. It encodes these proteins:
- the LOC133072871 gene encoding alpha-methylacyl-CoA racemase-like isoform X2, with the translated sequence MALRGARVELAGLAPVPFCGMVLADFGAQVVRADRPGTRSDSSRLARGKRSLVVDLKRPRGVAVLRRLCARADVMLEPSAPGVMEKLQLGPEILQKENPRLIYARLSGFGQSGRFSKVAGHDINYLALSGVLSRSGRSGENPYAPLNLLADFGGGGLMCTLGIIMALFERTRSGKGQVIDASMVEGTAYLSSFLWKTQETGLWEQPRGQNMLDGGAHFYTTYRTADRGFMAVGAIEPQFYELLIKGLGLKSDELPNQMSIKDWPEMKKFADIFAKKTKAEWCQIFDGTDACVTPVLTFEEVAHHGHNKDRGSFITDTEQRVSPRPAPLLSNTPALPSTERDPFVGEHTEEILKELGFSQKEIIQLKLDNIIEIHKLRVNL